In the genome of Nycticebus coucang isolate mNycCou1 chromosome 12, mNycCou1.pri, whole genome shotgun sequence, one region contains:
- the GSG1 gene encoding germ cell-specific gene 1 protein, protein MLTMTKMELPKGFSGQRTLLSAILSMLSLSLSTTSLLSNYWFVGTQKVPKPVCGKSLGAECFGMPMSLHGDITNTSTQEVVQYSWEAGDDRFSFLTFRSGMWLSCEETLEEPGERCRSFLELTPPTERGEKGLLEFATLQGPCHPALRFGGKRLMENAFLPHPPLGLVAKILWLSLGAQITYIGLQFISFLLLLTDLLLSGNPGCGLKLSAFAAVSSVLSGLLGMVAHMMYSQVFQATVNLGPEDWRPHAWTYGWAFYTAWLSFTCCMASAVTTFNTYTRMVLEFKCKHSKNFRETPSCLPHHHQCFLQQLSCATRPAGPVTSYHRYHNQPIRSVSEGVDFYSEIQNKGFQEGSAQELEEIVRPSIEEEQC, encoded by the exons atgGAGCTCCCGAAGGGCTTCTCTGGCCAACGGACACTCCTATCTGCCATCCTCAGTATGCTATCACTCAGCCTCTCCACAACATCCCTGCTCAGCAACTACTGGTTCGTGGGCACACAGAAGGTGCCCAAGCCCGTGTGCGGGAAAAGTCTGGGAGCCGAGTGCTTTGGCATGCCAATGTCCTTGCATGGCGACATCACCAATACATCAACCCAGGAGGTGGTGCAATACAGCTGGGAGGCTGGGGATGACCGCTTCTCCTTCCTTACCTTCCGGAGTGGCATGTGGCTATCCTGTGAGGAAACCTTGGAAGAACCAG GTGAGAGGTGTCGAAGCTTCCTTGAACTCACACCACCCACCGAGAGAGGTGAGAAAGGACTACTGGAATTTGCCACGTTGCAAGGCCCATGTCACCCCGCTCTCCGATTTGGAGGGAAGCGGTTGATGGAGAACgctttcctcccccaccctcccttgGGGCTTGTGGCAA AAATCCTATGGCTGTCACTGGGAGCCCAGATCACCTACATTGGACTTCAATTCATCAGTTTCCTCCTGCTACTGACCGACTTACTGCTCTCCGGGAACCCGGGCTGTGGGCTCAAGCTGAGCGCTTTTGCTGCTGTGTCCTCTGTCCTATCCG GTCTTCTGGGGATGGTGGCCCATATGATGTATTCACAAGTCTTCCAGGCAACTGTCAACTTGGGTCCAGAAGACTGGAGACCGCATGCTTGGACCTATGGCTGGGCCTTCTA CACAGCCTGGCTTTCCTTCACCTGCTGCATGGCATCAGCTGTCACCACCTTCAACACCTATACCAGGATGGTGCTGGAGTTCAAGTGCAAGCACAGTAAGAACTTCAGAGAGACCCCGAGCTGCCTGCCGCACCACCACCAGTGTTTCCTTCAGCAGCTGTCGTGTGCCACACGCCCAGCAGGCCCTGTGACCAGCTACCACCGGTACCACAATCAGCCCATCCGCTCAGTCTCCGAAGGAGTTGACTTCTACTCAGAGATACAGAACAAAGGGTTTCAGGAAGGCtctgcccaggagctggaagaaatAGTTAGGCCATCCATAGAGGAAGAGCAGTGTTAG